The Phycisphaeraceae bacterium genome has a window encoding:
- the tig gene encoding trigger factor produces the protein MTTAVDAAAVTSTEIPNQVVIEDAGPAKKRLTITIPAESVNEKIDDSFSTLAGEAALPGFRKGKAPRKLIERRFGSSVMQETRNQLIADAYSKALEDHKIKAVGEPEGDDLKDVKVEPGKPLTFSVEVEVAPEFELPNLEGVKIRKPVVEVTDADVQAELDRQCYRFGEPEELTEAIGAGDRMQGRALVTKIEDGSVVEDLAEAVVAMPLTEDDRKGHVLGLFQEDMFALFGGKSVGDTVALEATISETHERPTLRGQKIKVEFTINRAVRVKRATPEGLVEMFGMDSVDTVRNEIRSALQQRAQQEQQAAMREQLAEHLVATIDFPLPEKLSANQAQRVLERARLDMLYRGISPDEVEVRVAELRESSVEEARQGLKMFFILSRLAEQMSIEVSEQEINGRVAMLAAQRGVRPEQLRAQLAQEGRLQQIALQIREHKTLDRVLEKASVEEISAADWNKLVEQKRAERTGGAKPAPKGKGGGKAKK, from the coding sequence ATGACCACCGCCGTCGATGCCGCCGCCGTCACCTCCACCGAGATTCCCAATCAGGTCGTCATCGAAGACGCCGGTCCCGCCAAGAAGCGGCTGACCATCACCATCCCCGCCGAGTCGGTCAACGAGAAGATCGACGACTCCTTCAGCACGCTGGCGGGCGAGGCGGCGCTGCCCGGCTTCCGCAAGGGCAAGGCCCCGCGCAAACTCATCGAGCGGCGTTTCGGTTCGTCCGTGATGCAGGAAACCCGCAATCAGCTCATCGCCGACGCCTACTCCAAGGCGCTCGAAGACCACAAGATCAAGGCCGTGGGCGAGCCCGAGGGCGATGACCTCAAGGACGTCAAGGTCGAGCCGGGCAAGCCGCTCACCTTCTCCGTGGAGGTGGAAGTCGCCCCCGAGTTCGAACTGCCCAACCTTGAGGGCGTCAAGATCCGCAAGCCCGTCGTTGAAGTCACCGACGCCGACGTGCAGGCCGAACTCGACCGCCAGTGCTACCGCTTCGGCGAGCCGGAGGAGCTGACCGAAGCCATCGGCGCGGGCGACCGCATGCAGGGGCGCGCCCTGGTGACGAAGATCGAGGACGGCAGCGTGGTGGAGGATCTGGCCGAGGCCGTCGTCGCCATGCCCCTCACCGAGGACGACAGGAAGGGCCACGTGCTCGGGCTGTTCCAGGAGGACATGTTCGCCCTCTTCGGCGGCAAGAGCGTGGGCGACACCGTCGCCCTTGAAGCCACCATCTCCGAGACGCACGAGCGCCCCACCCTGCGCGGGCAGAAGATCAAGGTGGAGTTCACCATCAACCGGGCCGTCCGCGTCAAGCGGGCCACGCCCGAGGGGCTGGTGGAGATGTTCGGCATGGACTCGGTGGACACCGTGCGCAACGAGATCCGCAGCGCCCTGCAGCAGCGCGCCCAGCAGGAGCAGCAGGCCGCCATGCGCGAGCAACTCGCCGAGCACCTGGTCGCCACCATCGACTTCCCCCTGCCCGAGAAACTCTCGGCCAACCAGGCCCAGCGCGTGCTGGAGCGGGCCCGGCTGGACATGCTCTACCGGGGCATCTCGCCCGACGAGGTGGAGGTGCGCGTCGCCGAGCTGCGCGAGTCATCGGTCGAGGAGGCGCGGCAGGGGCTGAAGATGTTCTTCATCCTCTCGCGGCTGGCGGAGCAGATGTCGATCGAGGTGTCGGAGCAGGAGATCAACGGTCGCGTGGCCATGCTCGCCGCCCAGCGCGGCGTGCGCCCCGAGCAACTCCGCGCCCAGCTGGCCCAGGAAGGCCGCCTGCAGCAGATCGCCCTGCAGATCCGCGAGCACAAGACCCTCGACCGCGTCCTCGAAAAGGCCTCGGTGGAGGAGATCAGCGCCGCCGACTGGAACAAGCTCGTCGAGCAGAAACGCGCCGAACGGACCGGCGGCGCCAAGCCCGCCCCCAAGGGCAAGGGCGGAGGCAAGGCGAAGAAGTAG
- a CDS encoding dienelactone hydrolase family protein: MHPDCRFVSRLAIACAAAGFFGSPAPAQDFALERLNNSPRHHEWVEVKRAVKGEAGEAERVIHCFVAYPEVEHKALAVIVIHENKGLTDWVRSVADQLAEHGYIAIAPDLLSGHGPGGGRTSDFESPDKATQAIGRLKPEEVTADLNAVADYIKAVPACNGALAVGGFCWGGGQTFRFATTRADLKAAFVFYGSFQHTKDDLARITCPVYGFYASNDARINATIPATQEAMKELGKIYEPVTYEGAGHGFMRAGEDPSGSEGNRKAREAAWGRWLGALRKMES, encoded by the coding sequence ATGCATCCCGACTGTCGCTTCGTCTCACGGCTGGCCATTGCCTGTGCCGCTGCCGGGTTCTTCGGCTCACCCGCGCCGGCGCAGGACTTCGCCCTTGAGCGCCTGAACAACTCGCCGCGCCATCACGAGTGGGTGGAAGTGAAGCGCGCCGTGAAGGGCGAGGCGGGCGAGGCCGAGCGTGTCATCCACTGCTTCGTCGCCTACCCGGAGGTCGAGCACAAGGCCCTGGCCGTCATCGTGATCCACGAGAACAAGGGGCTGACCGACTGGGTGCGAAGCGTCGCCGATCAGCTCGCCGAGCACGGCTACATCGCCATCGCGCCGGACCTGCTCTCGGGGCACGGGCCTGGCGGGGGCAGAACCAGCGACTTCGAAAGCCCCGACAAGGCCACGCAGGCGATCGGGCGGCTGAAGCCCGAGGAAGTCACCGCCGACCTGAATGCCGTGGCGGATTACATCAAGGCCGTGCCCGCCTGCAACGGCGCGCTGGCCGTGGGCGGCTTCTGCTGGGGCGGCGGGCAGACCTTCCGCTTCGCCACCACCCGCGCAGACCTGAAGGCCGCCTTCGTGTTCTACGGCAGTTTCCAGCACACGAAGGATGACCTGGCCAGGATCACCTGCCCGGTGTATGGCTTCTACGCGTCGAATGACGCCCGCATCAACGCCACCATCCCCGCCACGCAGGAGGCGATGAAGGAACTGGGCAAGATCTACGAGCCGGTGACGTACGAGGGCGCGGGCCACGGCTTCATGCGCGCCGGCGAAGACCCGAGCGGGTCGGAGGGGAATCGGAAGGCGCGCGAGGCGGCGTGGGGGAGGTGGTTGGGCGCATTGCGAAAAATGGAGTCATGA
- a CDS encoding right-handed parallel beta-helix repeat-containing protein, with protein sequence MSRIPLVQVVVALVWPSSVLVLPTGQEPPQTTVITVSRDNTVITRSATVSIADAAIADADGDGVIHVAADGVTLDFRGAMLNGAARGRTPDTFAGVGLRITGKNVTIRGLSVRGYKAGIHATGADGLTIEDCDLSGNFRQRLRSTPAAEDGGDWLWPHRNDNNEWLTNYGAGLYVEDAKNVTIRRVRAREGQNGIILDRVTDSKVYDNDCSFLSGWGLAMWRSSGNVITRNAFDFCVRGYSHGVYNRGQDSAGILMFEQCSDNLIAENSVTHGGDGIFGFGGQDALGEHWLNAERARLRKELGRDNVDDAVVYPADVIERARRNGNNRNLIINNDLSHAPAHGLEMTFSFDNRIIGNRMADNAICGIWGGYSQSTLIAGNEFIENGEMAYGLERGGVNIEHGRDNLILGNTFRGNKAGVHLWWDADDGLMLFPWSKANDPAITPGEDGSIPLAARPPAGADGASRMLPSIDNVVADNLFEGDVLAVHLRDADATVLRNNRYTQVGRALDASNSDVRSETERDLEWTRPDYTPLGETQPVGARASLRGREHIIVTEWGPYDWEKPYLQRLADAEGGAHVYRLLGKEPMSLPPRAVGDVVVTHEGDGASERIVVSPAKPGTIAAYTLSVHTESDVLTRDGLLIATRWSVKFFPWTIDPRENLDGWHNEAALHAVTAEVGALDLPFGMGGPSNLASMPQNIRDARLGGNRFGTIATTTLTFPAGKWRVITRSDDGIRVWVGDTLLIDDWTWHGPTEHRGEIAFDRPTEAAIRVEHFEIDGYAVLSLRLERVD encoded by the coding sequence ATGTCACGAATCCCTCTCGTCCAGGTGGTGGTCGCCCTGGTGTGGCCATCGTCGGTCCTCGTGCTCCCCACGGGGCAGGAGCCGCCTCAGACCACCGTCATCACCGTCTCGCGGGACAACACCGTCATCACGCGATCCGCGACGGTCAGCATCGCGGACGCGGCCATCGCCGACGCGGACGGCGACGGCGTGATCCACGTCGCGGCAGACGGCGTCACGCTCGACTTCCGAGGCGCCATGCTCAACGGCGCGGCGCGCGGGCGCACGCCCGATACCTTCGCGGGCGTCGGTCTGCGCATCACGGGCAAGAACGTCACCATCCGCGGCCTGAGCGTGCGCGGGTACAAGGCGGGCATCCATGCGACCGGCGCCGACGGGCTGACCATCGAGGACTGCGACCTCTCCGGCAACTTCCGCCAGCGATTGCGATCAACCCCCGCCGCCGAGGACGGGGGCGACTGGCTCTGGCCTCACCGCAACGACAACAACGAGTGGCTGACCAACTACGGCGCAGGGCTGTACGTGGAGGACGCGAAGAACGTCACCATCCGCCGCGTGCGGGCGCGGGAGGGGCAGAACGGCATCATCCTCGATCGCGTGACCGACTCGAAGGTGTACGACAACGACTGCTCGTTCCTCTCCGGCTGGGGGCTGGCGATGTGGCGGTCGAGCGGCAACGTCATCACCCGCAACGCCTTCGACTTCTGCGTACGCGGCTACAGCCACGGCGTGTACAACCGCGGACAGGATTCCGCCGGCATCCTGATGTTCGAGCAGTGCTCGGACAACCTGATCGCGGAGAACTCGGTCACGCACGGGGGCGACGGCATCTTCGGCTTCGGCGGGCAGGACGCCCTGGGCGAGCACTGGCTCAACGCCGAGCGGGCGCGGCTTCGCAAGGAACTGGGACGCGACAACGTGGATGACGCGGTCGTCTATCCGGCCGACGTGATCGAGCGGGCGAGGAGAAACGGCAACAACCGCAACCTCATCATCAACAACGATCTTTCCCACGCGCCGGCCCACGGACTGGAGATGACCTTCTCCTTCGACAACCGCATCATCGGCAACCGCATGGCCGACAACGCCATCTGCGGCATCTGGGGCGGCTACTCCCAGTCCACTCTCATCGCCGGCAATGAGTTCATCGAGAACGGCGAGATGGCCTACGGCCTGGAGCGCGGCGGGGTGAACATCGAACACGGGCGCGACAACCTCATTCTCGGCAACACCTTCCGCGGCAACAAGGCGGGCGTTCACCTGTGGTGGGACGCGGATGACGGGCTGATGCTCTTCCCCTGGTCCAAGGCCAACGACCCGGCGATCACCCCGGGTGAGGATGGATCGATTCCGCTCGCCGCCCGCCCGCCCGCGGGAGCGGACGGGGCGTCGCGCATGCTGCCTTCGATCGACAACGTGGTCGCCGACAACCTGTTCGAGGGCGATGTGCTGGCGGTGCATCTGCGCGACGCCGACGCCACGGTGCTGCGGAACAACCGCTACACGCAGGTGGGCCGCGCACTGGACGCGTCCAACTCCGATGTGCGCAGCGAAACGGAGCGCGATCTGGAATGGACGAGGCCGGACTACACGCCCCTTGGCGAAACGCAGCCGGTGGGCGCGCGGGCGTCTCTGCGAGGGCGCGAGCACATCATCGTCACCGAGTGGGGGCCGTACGACTGGGAGAAGCCCTACCTCCAGCGTCTGGCTGACGCGGAAGGCGGCGCCCACGTCTATCGCCTGCTGGGGAAAGAACCGATGTCCCTGCCTCCCCGCGCCGTGGGCGACGTGGTCGTGACGCACGAAGGCGACGGCGCGAGTGAGCGGATCGTCGTTTCACCGGCCAAGCCCGGAACGATTGCCGCCTACACGCTCAGCGTCCACACCGAGTCGGACGTGCTGACGCGGGATGGCCTGCTCATCGCCACGCGCTGGAGCGTGAAGTTCTTCCCGTGGACCATCGACCCGCGCGAGAACCTCGACGGCTGGCACAATGAGGCGGCCTTGCACGCCGTCACCGCCGAAGTCGGCGCCCTGGACCTGCCTTTCGGCATGGGCGGACCAAGCAACTTGGCGTCGATGCCCCAGAACATCCGCGACGCCAGACTGGGCGGCAACCGCTTCGGAACCATCGCCACCACCACGCTGACCTTCCCGGCGGGGAAGTGGCGGGTCATCACCCGGTCGGACGACGGCATCCGTGTGTGGGTTGGGGATACCTTGTTGATCGACGACTGGACCTGGCATGGCCCCACCGAACACCGGGGCGAGATCGCCTTCGACCGCCCAACCGAAGCCGCGATCCGCGTCGAGCACTTCGAGATCGACGGCTACGCCGTGCTATCCCTGCGGCTGGAACGAGTGGATTGA
- a CDS encoding rhomboid family intramembrane serine protease: MFIPLSTDRPPKRRPVINETLVMVNLLVYLAGLAGAYFGWFERDAVARWGHYHPGEFRAWQLITYQFIHDPWGVGHILFNLLFLWVFGNAVESRLGRVGYLAFYLIGGVVAALAHGAFNPQAPVIGASGSIAGVSGAFLALFPRARIRVLVIFFIIGLYHVPAAWFILFYFVVDLLRQTNESLLGAGGNVAYAAHLAGYVYGFGVCFGLLAARVLTREEMDVFFLFKQMRRRRQFRAATAPDARVWDAPRADSAERMSRRREAGPMSAEEQQHAAARAEVLRLIERHDMPAAAARFRTLLALAPDAVLPERRQLDVANQLYHEGDYANAARAYENLLRAFPTSREADPVRLMLAVIYTRRLRNAARARELLDRAATGLRSDDERAMAEQLRAELT; this comes from the coding sequence ATGTTCATTCCGCTCTCCACGGATCGACCGCCCAAGCGGCGCCCGGTCATCAATGAAACCCTGGTGATGGTGAACCTGCTGGTCTACCTGGCGGGACTGGCGGGCGCGTACTTCGGCTGGTTCGAGCGAGACGCGGTGGCGCGATGGGGGCATTACCACCCCGGCGAGTTCAGGGCGTGGCAGTTGATCACCTACCAGTTCATCCACGATCCGTGGGGCGTGGGTCACATCCTGTTCAACCTGCTCTTCCTGTGGGTGTTCGGCAACGCGGTGGAAAGCCGCCTGGGGCGCGTGGGCTACCTGGCGTTCTACCTGATCGGAGGCGTCGTGGCGGCGCTGGCGCACGGAGCATTCAACCCCCAGGCGCCGGTGATCGGAGCCAGCGGGTCGATCGCGGGCGTGAGCGGCGCGTTCCTGGCGCTGTTCCCGCGGGCGCGCATCCGCGTGCTGGTGATCTTCTTCATCATCGGGCTCTATCACGTTCCCGCGGCGTGGTTCATCCTGTTCTACTTCGTGGTGGACCTGCTGCGCCAGACCAACGAATCGCTGCTGGGCGCGGGTGGCAACGTGGCCTATGCGGCGCACCTGGCGGGATACGTGTACGGCTTCGGCGTGTGCTTCGGGCTGCTGGCGGCGCGGGTGCTCACGCGCGAGGAGATGGACGTGTTCTTTCTGTTCAAGCAGATGCGTCGTCGTCGTCAGTTCCGTGCCGCCACCGCGCCGGACGCCCGCGTGTGGGACGCGCCCAGGGCCGATTCCGCCGAGCGGATGTCGCGCCGGCGCGAAGCCGGACCCATGTCCGCCGAGGAGCAGCAGCATGCCGCGGCGCGGGCGGAGGTGCTGCGCCTGATCGAGCGGCACGACATGCCCGCCGCCGCGGCGCGCTTCCGCACGCTGCTGGCCCTGGCGCCCGACGCGGTGCTGCCCGAGCGGCGGCAGTTGGATGTCGCCAACCAGCTCTACCACGAGGGCGACTACGCCAACGCGGCGCGGGCCTATGAGAATCTGCTGCGCGCCTTCCCCACCTCGCGCGAGGCCGATCCGGTGCGGCTCATGCTGGCGGTTATCTACACCCGGCGTCTACGAAACGCCGCGCGAGCCAGGGAACTGCTGGACCGGGCCGCCACTGGATTGCGCAGTGACGACGAGCGCGCCATGGCCGAGCAGCTGCGCGCGGAGCTGACGTGA
- a CDS encoding short-chain fatty acid transporter, whose product MARYLARMSRVSDLGLRLSAVFRRTAPDPLVLAILLTLATFLLALTLGRFEAADGGLLSRAARLLDAWRFDETAPPAARVGLWKFLEFSMQMCLILVTGHAVAMTSPVRALIDAIASRPRSTGQAAGLIAFTACAAGLINWGLGLIVGALLAREVGRSMERRGVTAHYPLLCAAGYMGMLIWHGGLSGSAPLAMTTRQAAEKVIPAQYLAQVAAEGVPLTQTILSPMNLFITGGLLFGVPLMLSLLAPTRREDLLPISRFDVRDEPEPDDGPPQTLPDRLDRSPVISWLIALPMLLGLARWVTAEGDWRSIGLNQVNLFMLAIGLILHGSPTAYMRAATDGARGCAGIIIQFPLYAGIMGMMAASGLIGVISDLFTAIAGERTVPVLTYLSAGVVNLFVPSGGGQWGIQGPIALETGLAAGVTPGKMVMSVAYGDQLTNMLQPFWALPLLGITGVRARDIVGYTAIVMVAAGAWIALGLLVF is encoded by the coding sequence ATGGCGCGGTACCTTGCCCGCATGTCGCGCGTCTCCGATCTCGGGCTGCGGCTGAGCGCGGTCTTCCGCCGCACCGCGCCGGACCCGCTGGTGCTGGCGATACTGCTCACATTGGCGACGTTTCTGCTGGCGCTGACGCTGGGTCGGTTCGAGGCGGCGGATGGGGGCCTGCTCTCCCGCGCGGCGCGTCTGCTCGATGCATGGCGCTTCGACGAGACGGCGCCGCCGGCGGCCCGCGTGGGGCTGTGGAAGTTCCTCGAGTTCTCCATGCAGATGTGCCTGATCCTCGTCACGGGCCACGCGGTGGCGATGACCAGCCCGGTGCGCGCGCTGATCGACGCCATCGCCTCGCGCCCTCGCTCGACGGGGCAGGCGGCGGGGCTGATCGCCTTCACCGCCTGCGCCGCGGGGCTGATCAACTGGGGGCTGGGGCTGATCGTCGGCGCACTGCTGGCCCGCGAGGTGGGACGGTCGATGGAGCGGCGCGGCGTGACGGCTCACTATCCCCTGCTCTGCGCCGCGGGATACATGGGCATGCTCATCTGGCACGGCGGGCTGTCCGGCTCGGCTCCGCTGGCCATGACCACGCGGCAGGCGGCGGAGAAGGTCATCCCCGCGCAGTACCTTGCCCAGGTCGCCGCCGAAGGCGTGCCGCTCACGCAGACCATCCTTTCTCCCATGAACCTGTTCATCACCGGGGGGCTGCTCTTCGGCGTGCCGCTGATGCTGTCGCTGCTCGCTCCGACGCGGCGCGAGGACCTGCTGCCCATCTCGCGCTTCGACGTGCGCGACGAGCCGGAGCCGGACGACGGTCCGCCCCAGACGCTGCCCGATCGGCTGGACCGCAGCCCGGTCATCTCGTGGCTCATCGCCCTGCCCATGCTTCTGGGGCTGGCCCGATGGGTGACGGCGGAGGGCGACTGGCGGAGCATCGGGCTGAACCAGGTGAACCTGTTCATGCTGGCGATCGGCCTGATCCTGCACGGCTCACCCACGGCGTACATGCGGGCGGCGACGGATGGGGCGCGGGGCTGTGCGGGCATCATCATCCAGTTCCCGCTCTATGCGGGCATCATGGGCATGATGGCCGCCTCCGGACTGATCGGCGTCATCAGCGACCTCTTCACCGCCATCGCCGGGGAGCGTACGGTGCCGGTGCTGACGTATCTCTCGGCGGGCGTGGTGAACCTGTTCGTGCCCTCGGGAGGCGGGCAGTGGGGCATCCAGGGGCCGATCGCGCTGGAGACGGGGCTGGCCGCTGGCGTGACGCCCGGCAAGATGGTGATGAGCGTGGCGTACGGCGACCAGCTCACCAACATGCTCCAGCCGTTCTGGGCGCTCCCGCTGCTGGGCATCACGGGGGTCAGGGCGCGTGACATCGTGGGCTACACGGCGATCGTGATGGTCGCCGCCGGCGCGTGGATCGCGCTGGGGCTTCTGGTGTTCTGA
- a CDS encoding SHOCT domain-containing protein: MRLPTDAPVPAILADSTQSWGDVALWSAVLFLLLCAGMVVIIFVRRGVQRTTGESDTPDGFTLQGLRDMHAQGLIDDAEFERARQAIIERVKSRPAADNESASTKLLRELRERRDDA, translated from the coding sequence ATGCGCCTCCCCACCGACGCACCGGTTCCCGCGATCCTCGCCGACTCGACCCAATCCTGGGGCGACGTGGCCCTGTGGTCGGCGGTGCTCTTCCTGCTGCTCTGCGCTGGCATGGTGGTCATCATCTTCGTCCGACGGGGCGTGCAGCGGACGACGGGCGAGAGCGACACGCCCGACGGCTTTACCCTGCAGGGGCTGCGCGACATGCACGCTCAGGGGCTGATCGACGACGCCGAGTTCGAGCGGGCGCGGCAGGCGATCATCGAACGCGTCAAGTCCCGTCCCGCGGCGGACAACGAAAGCGCCTCGACCAAGCTGCTGCGCGAGCTCCGCGAGCGACGGGACGACGCGTAA